From Bacillota bacterium, a single genomic window includes:
- a CDS encoding DUF5317 domain-containing protein, translating to MLYIISVVLGIVAALIVGGKFSNFVNFKFRKGLLIIFGLLIQYAAQIATQRYSYKIINNALLINAVIYCLLFAGFWFNRKYLGINVIALGTGLNALVILLNKGRMPVSYEVLLKNDLQQAINMVKEGLDFKHMFIDEGAKLAFLADIIEPPGIFGYFMRVVSIGDLIIALGICIFIFEIFFGRSVLDLVLKRTTVK from the coding sequence TTGCTTTATATTATATCAGTTGTTTTAGGAATAGTCGCTGCGTTAATAGTTGGCGGCAAGTTTTCCAATTTTGTAAATTTTAAGTTTAGAAAAGGATTGCTAATTATTTTTGGATTATTAATTCAGTATGCCGCTCAAATAGCAACACAGAGATATTCTTACAAAATTATTAATAATGCCCTGTTGATTAATGCTGTTATTTACTGCTTGCTGTTTGCCGGATTTTGGTTTAATAGGAAGTACCTCGGTATTAATGTTATCGCCTTGGGCACTGGACTGAACGCTTTGGTAATATTGTTAAATAAAGGCAGGATGCCGGTAAGTTATGAAGTGCTTTTAAAAAACGACCTGCAGCAAGCGATAAATATGGTAAAGGAAGGGCTGGATTTTAAGCATATGTTTATAGATGAGGGTGCAAAACTGGCTTTTTTGGCAGATATAATAGAACCACCTGGCATATTTGGCTACTTTATGCGGGTAGTAAGTATTGGAGATTTAATTATTGCGTTAGGAATATGCATTTTTATATTCGAAATATTTTTTGGCAGAAGCGTGCTTGATTTAGTGTTGAAGCGGACAACTGTAAAGTAA